In a single window of the Tribolium castaneum strain GA2 chromosome 8, icTriCast1.1, whole genome shotgun sequence genome:
- the LOC655090 gene encoding polycomb group protein Psc isoform X2 has translation MDPPQKHEKIKLVEINSYLTCYLCKGYLIDATTISECLHSFCRSCIIKFLQKNCYCPVCEVIINKAKPCLKLDKTLQDIVYKLVPGLFVNEMYRRKEFYQNRPGLAPKVSPEERGEDTERTIFNPQDAISLSIEYISDDSAPGAIPSLPTNTEQPHDNPMKRYLQCPGMCRIEVLKKFVRNKYNVDTNLFHIDILYKRVPLPDHYTLIDIGYIYSWKRNEPMKFFFRITDINKVTERFDYFDGRTTPEVVHKPLKVKEKKPTHVKKEKCFKPIKVSSPKPVKSEVKCFKPVASPKPVKCFKPVKSELGASPKPVKTEFGASPKPVKCEVASPKPVKCFKPVASPKPVKSEPELKTGKSDEVRLKPEITEEIKTKIQNGDSVYTNITLNRDDNVEIITKIQKVSNKEGHPIGLNIINHTVKKVQNDKLVPSVDAKTEQENKQKEDFLKSIELTAKSSLEKKETKALPPQLPPAPLPVTPSSSSQKRKNSSPMKNDKKPKIEKKPMKIIIQPKSIQNPTVRQMVTNVNQNVNNMSKIVEQTNKQTDLQSLINNCKINIPASLSITLNEGADGGARTPPSIPPVKNYIEILKIEDKDKKQTPTFQKIFEESIKSKSPPSADKPAPLDLTSDNSTTPKRKILEIASQLSKKTKVEPQPESKCEDVGGKIAIPRLATQRTLKPPSKTSASMHSPSLGLNYTVSVGQAKGGKGAPSTSKALSPNHLLEKYNIQNLAQLTASFNFNGGFGALQQAMLLKQMEHHSWLNQGPLLQYEKYLQSLSAQSKLMGNIKEN, from the exons ATGGATCCTCCTCAAAAGCACGAGAAGATCAAACTTGTCGAGATAAACTCATACTTGACCTGTTATCTCTGCAAGGGGTATCTGATCGACGCCACCACCATATCGGAATGTCTGCATTCGT TTTGCCGCAGTTGCATAATCAAGTTCCTCCAAAAGAACTGCTACTGTCCGGTGTGCGAAGTCATCATCAACAAGGCCAAGCCTTGTCTCAA ATTGGATAAAACTCTACAAGACATTGTTTATAAACTGGTTCCGGGCCTTTTCGTCAACGAAATGTACCGACGTAAggaattttatcaaaacagGCCCGGACTAGCACCGAAAGTGTCCCCCGAGGAGCGTGGCGAAGACACCGAACGAACAATTTTCAATCCTCAAGACGCCATAAGTCTTTCAATCGAATATATCAG TGATGATTCGGCCCCAGGTGCCATACCATCACTACCAACCAACACCGAACAACCCCACGACAACCCCATGAAGAGATATCTTCAATGTCCGGGGATGTGTCGTATCGAAGTTTTGAAGAAATTCGTCAGAAATAAATACAATGTCGATACGAATCTCTTTCAT aTCGATATTTTATATAAGAGGGTGCCCTTACCTGACCATTACACCCTCATCGATATCGGTTACATCTATTCGTGGAAACGAAACGAACCGATGAAATTCTTCTTCCGTATCACTGATATCAACAAAGTGACCGAACGCTTCGACTATTTCGACGGCCGGACGACGCCGGAAGTCGTCCATAAACCACTCAAGGTCAAGGAGAAGAAGCCCACTCACGTGAAGAAAGAGAAGTGCTTCAAACCAATCAAAGTGTCGAGTCCAAAACCGGTTAAAAGTGAAGTGAAGTGTTTCAAACCAGTGGCGAGTCCAAAACCGGTCAAGTGTTTCAAACCGGTTAAGAGTGAACTTGGCGCGAGTCCAAAACCGGTTAAGACTGAATTTGGCGCGAGTCCAAAACCGGTCAAGTGTGAAGTGGCGAGTCCAAAACCGGTTAA GTGTTTCAAACCAGTGGCGAGTCCAAAACCGGTTAAGTCTGAACCGGAACTGAAAACTGGCAAAAGTGACGAAGTGCGTTTAAAACCGGAAATAACCgaagaaataaaaacgaaaattcaAAACGGTGACTCGGTCTATACGAACATAACGTTGAATCGTGACGATAacgtggaaattatcacaaaaatacaaaaagtgtCGAATAAAGAAGGCCATCCTATCGGACTTAATATCATAAATCATACGGTGAAGAAAGTACAAAACGATAAGTTAGTTCCTAGTGTTGACGCAAAGACTGagcaagaaaacaaacaaaaggaAGATTTTCTCAAATCGATCGAACTGACGGCGAAAAGTTCGCTCGAAAAGAAAGAAACTAAAGCCCTCCCACCCCAGCTCCCCCCAGCCCCCCTTCCGGTAACGCCTTCGTCCTCCTCCCAAAAACGGAAGAATTCAAGTCCAATGAAAAACGACAAGAAACCGAAAATCGAGAAAAAACCCATGAAAATCATCATCCAACCAAAATCCATCCAAAACCCGACCGTGCGCCAAATGGTGACAAACGTCAACCAAAACGTCAACAACATGTCAAAAATCGTGGAACAAACGAACAAACAAACCGACCTCCAATCCCTCATCAACAACTGCAAAATCAACATACCGGCCTCCCTCTCCATAACCTTGAACGAGGGGGCCGACGGGGGCGCCCGCACGCCCCCCTCCATCCCCCCCGTGAAAAACTACATCGAAATCCTGAAAATTGAAGACAAGGACAAGAAACAAACCCCGACATTTCAGAAAATCTTCGAGGAAAGCATCAAAAGTAAATCGCCGCCTTCGGCGGACAAACCCGCCCCCCTTGACCTAACCAGCGACAACTCCACCACCCCCAAGCGCAAGATCCTCGAGATCGCCTCCCAGCTGTCGAAGAAGACCAAAGTTGAGCCCCAGCCAGAGAGCAAGTGCGAGGATGTCGGGGGGAAAATCGCCATTCCGCGGCTGGCGACGCAGAGGACTTTGAAGCCCCCGTCCAAGACCAGCGCCAGCATGCACTCGCCCAGTCTGGGCTTGAACTACACCGTCTCCGTGGGGCAGGCCAAGGGGGGCAAGGGGGCGCCGTCGACGTCCAAGGCGCTCAGTCCGAACCATTTGCTCGAGAAGTACAATATACAGAATCTGGCGCAGTTGACGgccagttttaattttaacggGGGCTTTGGGGCGCTGCAGCAGGCCATGCTGCTGAAGCAGATGGAGCATCATAGTTGGCTGAATCAAGGGCCGCTGTTGCAGTACGAGAAGTATTTGCAGAGTTTGAGTGCGCAGAGCAAGCTGATGGGGAATATCAAGGAGAATTGA
- the LOC655090 gene encoding polycomb group protein Psc isoform X1: MDPPQKHEKIKLVEINSYLTCYLCKGYLIDATTISECLHSFCRSCIIKFLQKNCYCPVCEVIINKAKPCLKLDKTLQDIVYKLVPGLFVNEMYRRKEFYQNRPGLAPKVSPEERGEDTERTIFNPQDAISLSIEYISDDSAPGAIPSLPTNTEQPHDNPMKRYLQCPGMCRIEVLKKFVRNKYNVDTNLFHIDILYKRVPLPDHYTLIDIGYIYSWKRNEPMKFFFRITDINKVTERFDYFDGRTTPEVVHKPLKVKEKKPTHVKKEKCFKPIKVSSPKPVKSEVKCFKPVASPKPVKCFKPVKSELGASPKPVKTEFGASPKPVKCEVASPKPVKCEVTSPKPVRCFKPVASPKPVKSEPELKTGKSDEVRLKPEITEEIKTKIQNGDSVYTNITLNRDDNVEIITKIQKVSNKEGHPIGLNIINHTVKKVQNDKLVPSVDAKTEQENKQKEDFLKSIELTAKSSLEKKETKALPPQLPPAPLPVTPSSSSQKRKNSSPMKNDKKPKIEKKPMKIIIQPKSIQNPTVRQMVTNVNQNVNNMSKIVEQTNKQTDLQSLINNCKINIPASLSITLNEGADGGARTPPSIPPVKNYIEILKIEDKDKKQTPTFQKIFEESIKSKSPPSADKPAPLDLTSDNSTTPKRKILEIASQLSKKTKVEPQPESKCEDVGGKIAIPRLATQRTLKPPSKTSASMHSPSLGLNYTVSVGQAKGGKGAPSTSKALSPNHLLEKYNIQNLAQLTASFNFNGGFGALQQAMLLKQMEHHSWLNQGPLLQYEKYLQSLSAQSKLMGNIKEN; this comes from the exons ATGGATCCTCCTCAAAAGCACGAGAAGATCAAACTTGTCGAGATAAACTCATACTTGACCTGTTATCTCTGCAAGGGGTATCTGATCGACGCCACCACCATATCGGAATGTCTGCATTCGT TTTGCCGCAGTTGCATAATCAAGTTCCTCCAAAAGAACTGCTACTGTCCGGTGTGCGAAGTCATCATCAACAAGGCCAAGCCTTGTCTCAA ATTGGATAAAACTCTACAAGACATTGTTTATAAACTGGTTCCGGGCCTTTTCGTCAACGAAATGTACCGACGTAAggaattttatcaaaacagGCCCGGACTAGCACCGAAAGTGTCCCCCGAGGAGCGTGGCGAAGACACCGAACGAACAATTTTCAATCCTCAAGACGCCATAAGTCTTTCAATCGAATATATCAG TGATGATTCGGCCCCAGGTGCCATACCATCACTACCAACCAACACCGAACAACCCCACGACAACCCCATGAAGAGATATCTTCAATGTCCGGGGATGTGTCGTATCGAAGTTTTGAAGAAATTCGTCAGAAATAAATACAATGTCGATACGAATCTCTTTCAT aTCGATATTTTATATAAGAGGGTGCCCTTACCTGACCATTACACCCTCATCGATATCGGTTACATCTATTCGTGGAAACGAAACGAACCGATGAAATTCTTCTTCCGTATCACTGATATCAACAAAGTGACCGAACGCTTCGACTATTTCGACGGCCGGACGACGCCGGAAGTCGTCCATAAACCACTCAAGGTCAAGGAGAAGAAGCCCACTCACGTGAAGAAAGAGAAGTGCTTCAAACCAATCAAAGTGTCGAGTCCAAAACCGGTTAAAAGTGAAGTGAAGTGTTTCAAACCAGTGGCGAGTCCAAAACCGGTCAAGTGTTTCAAACCGGTTAAGAGTGAACTTGGCGCGAGTCCAAAACCGGTTAAGACTGAATTTGGCGCGAGTCCAAAACCGGTCAAGTGTGAAGTGGCGAGTCCAAAACCGGTTAAGTGTGAAGTGACGAGTCCAAAACCGGTTAGGTGTTTCAAACCAGTGGCGAGTCCAAAACCGGTTAAGTCTGAACCGGAACTGAAAACTGGCAAAAGTGACGAAGTGCGTTTAAAACCGGAAATAACCgaagaaataaaaacgaaaattcaAAACGGTGACTCGGTCTATACGAACATAACGTTGAATCGTGACGATAacgtggaaattatcacaaaaatacaaaaagtgtCGAATAAAGAAGGCCATCCTATCGGACTTAATATCATAAATCATACGGTGAAGAAAGTACAAAACGATAAGTTAGTTCCTAGTGTTGACGCAAAGACTGagcaagaaaacaaacaaaaggaAGATTTTCTCAAATCGATCGAACTGACGGCGAAAAGTTCGCTCGAAAAGAAAGAAACTAAAGCCCTCCCACCCCAGCTCCCCCCAGCCCCCCTTCCGGTAACGCCTTCGTCCTCCTCCCAAAAACGGAAGAATTCAAGTCCAATGAAAAACGACAAGAAACCGAAAATCGAGAAAAAACCCATGAAAATCATCATCCAACCAAAATCCATCCAAAACCCGACCGTGCGCCAAATGGTGACAAACGTCAACCAAAACGTCAACAACATGTCAAAAATCGTGGAACAAACGAACAAACAAACCGACCTCCAATCCCTCATCAACAACTGCAAAATCAACATACCGGCCTCCCTCTCCATAACCTTGAACGAGGGGGCCGACGGGGGCGCCCGCACGCCCCCCTCCATCCCCCCCGTGAAAAACTACATCGAAATCCTGAAAATTGAAGACAAGGACAAGAAACAAACCCCGACATTTCAGAAAATCTTCGAGGAAAGCATCAAAAGTAAATCGCCGCCTTCGGCGGACAAACCCGCCCCCCTTGACCTAACCAGCGACAACTCCACCACCCCCAAGCGCAAGATCCTCGAGATCGCCTCCCAGCTGTCGAAGAAGACCAAAGTTGAGCCCCAGCCAGAGAGCAAGTGCGAGGATGTCGGGGGGAAAATCGCCATTCCGCGGCTGGCGACGCAGAGGACTTTGAAGCCCCCGTCCAAGACCAGCGCCAGCATGCACTCGCCCAGTCTGGGCTTGAACTACACCGTCTCCGTGGGGCAGGCCAAGGGGGGCAAGGGGGCGCCGTCGACGTCCAAGGCGCTCAGTCCGAACCATTTGCTCGAGAAGTACAATATACAGAATCTGGCGCAGTTGACGgccagttttaattttaacggGGGCTTTGGGGCGCTGCAGCAGGCCATGCTGCTGAAGCAGATGGAGCATCATAGTTGGCTGAATCAAGGGCCGCTGTTGCAGTACGAGAAGTATTTGCAGAGTTTGAGTGCGCAGAGCAAGCTGATGGGGAATATCAAGGAGAATTGA
- the LOC661338 gene encoding 116 kDa U5 small nuclear ribonucleoprotein component: MDADLYDEFGNYIGPELDSDDDEDEEPEPQEDEEQQDYDDEQMDESEPQPMAIVLHEDKQYYPSALQVYGPDVETIVQEEDAQPLDVPLIEPVKKKKFQLKEQDLPDTTYNMEFLADMMDNTSLIRNVALIGHLHHGKTTFVDCLIRQTHPGYQDYEEKNLRYTDTLFTEQERGCSIKSIPITLLLQDVKNKSYLMNIFDTPGHVNFSDEVTAAMRLCDGVVLFIDAAEGVMLNTERLLKHAVQEQMQITICINKIDRLILELKLPPQDAYYKLRHIVEEINGLLTLYSDDANPHIVSPVLGNVCFASSQYGVCFTLKSFANLYNLCYGEVNVEEFSKRLWGDIYFNSKTRKFTKKAPHNSAQRSFVEFILEPLYKVFAQVVGDVDTTLLDVLDELGIKLTKNEMKLNIRPLLRLVCNKFLGDFNGFVNMCVEHINSPLDNAKRKIDHIYTGPNTSKIYDDMVNCDQDGLLMVHSSKMYPTDECTSFQVLGRVMSGTLHAGTDVRILGENYTLQDEEDSRVLTIGRLWIYESRYKIELNRVPAGNWVLIEGIDQSIVKTATITDLTIYEDLYIFRPLKFNTQSIIKIAVEPVNPSELPKMLDGLRKVNKSYPLLTTRVEESGEHVVLGTGELYLDCVMHDLRKMYSEIDIKVADPVVAFCETVVETSSLKCFAETPNKKNKLTMIAEPLEKGLAEDIENENVQIAWNKKKLGEFFQTKYDWDLLAARSIWAFGPDNTGPNILVDDTLPSEVDKGLLSSVKDSIVQGFQWGTREGPLCEEPIRNTKFKILDAVIANEPLHRGGGQIIPTARRVVYSAFLMATPRLMEPYLFVEVQAPADCVSAVYTVLAKRRGHVTQDAPVPGSPLYTIKAFIPAIDSFGFETDLRTHTQGQAFCLSVFHHWQIVPGDPLDKSIVIRPLEPQPATHLAREFMIKTRRRKGLSQDVSINKFFDDPMLLELARQDVMLNYPLL; encoded by the exons ATGGACGCGGATTTGTACGACGAGTTCGGTAATTACATCGGGCCTGAGCTGGACAGCGATGACGACGAGGACGAGGAGCCCGAGCCCCAGGAAGACGAGGAGCAGCAAGACTACGAT GACGAGCAAATGGACGAGAGTGAGCCCCAACCCATGGCCATTGTCTTGCACGAGGACAAGCAATACTACCCGTCTGCTTTACAAGTCTATGGGCCTGATGTGGAGACTATTGTGCAAGAGGAGGACGCGCAGCCCCTTGACGTGCCTTTGATCGAACCGGTGAAGAAAAAGAAGTTTCAGTTGAAGGAGCAGGATTTGCCCGATACGACGTACAATATGGA GTTTTTGGCCGATATGATGGACAATACGTCGCTGATACGTAACGTGGCCTTGATTGGGCACTTACATCATGGTAAAACCACGTTTGTTGATTGTTTGATTCGGCAAACGCATCCAGGGTATCAGGACTATGAAGAGAAAAATTTGAGATATACCGACACTTTGTTCACGGAGCAGGAAAGGGGCTGCTCGATCAAGTCGATCCCAATTACGCTACTTTTGCAGGACGTTAAGAACAAGAGTTACCTAATGAACATTTTTGACACTCCTG GTCATGTGAATTTTTCCGACGAAGTGACCGCAGCGATGCGACTTTGCGACGGCGTTGTGTTATTCATAGACGCCGCCGAAGGCGTAATGTTAAACACCGAACGTTTACTAAAACATGCCGTTCAAGAACAAATgcaaatcacaatttgtatcAACAAAATTGATCGCTTGATCCTTGAATTAAAGTTACCCCCACAGGACGCCTACTACAAGTTGAGACACATCGTGGAAGAAATAAACGGATTATTGac GCTTTACTCCGACGATGCTAACCCCCATATTGTCTCCCCAGTGCTGGGAAACGTGTGCTTTGCCAGCTCGCAATATGGGGTTTGCTTCACTTTGAAATCGTTCGCAAATTTGTATAACTTGTGCTACGGCGAAGTGAACGTCGAGGAGTTCTCGAAACGGCTCTGGGGCGACATTTACTTCAATAGCAAAAC GCGCAAATTTACGAAGAAGGCGCCTCACAATTCGGCCCAGCGCAGCTTCGTCGAGTTCATCCTGGAGCCCCTTTACAAAGTCTTCGCCCAAGTGGTGGGCGACGTGGACACCACCCTACTAGATGTTTTAGACGAGCTAGGAATCAAACTCACCAAAAACGAGATGAAGCTCAATATTCGCCCCCTTTTGCGTCTCGTGTGCAACAAATTCCTGGGGGATTTTAACGGTTTTGTTAACATGTGTGTCGAACATATCAACTCGCCGTTAGATAACGCTAAAAGAAAAATCGACCATATTTACACGGGGCCGAATACGAGTAAAATTTACGACGATATGGTCAATTGTGACCAAGATGGGTTGTTGATGGTACATAGTTCGAAGATGTACCCAACTGATGAATGCACCTCGTTTCAAGTCTTGGGACGGGTTATGAGTGGGACGCTTCATGCGGGGACTGATGTGAGGATTTTGGGCGAGAATTACACGCTGCAGGATGAGGAGGATTCGAGGGTTTTGACCATCGGGAGGCTGTGGATTTATGAGTCCAG ATACAAAATCGAGCTAAACCGCGTCCCTGCCGGCAATTGGGTCCTAATCGAGGGCATCGACCAATCAATCGTTAAAACAGCCACAATCACAGACCTCACAATCTACGAGGACTTGTACATTTTCCGCCCCCTTAAATTCAACACCCAAAGCATCATTAAAATCGCCGTGGAGCCCGTCAACCCTTCGGAACTCCCGAAAATGCTCGACGGGCTCCGAAAGGTCAACAAATCCTACCCCTTGCTGACCACAAGGGTGGAGGAGTCAGGCGAGCACGTGGTGCTCGGCACCGGGGAGTTGTACCTCGACTGCGTCATGCACGACTTGAGGAAAATGTACTCGGAAATCGACATTAAAGTCGCCGACCCCGTTGTCGCCTTTTGCGAAACGGTGGTCGAAACTTCCAGTTTAAAATGCTTCGCTGAAACGCCAAACAAGAAAAACAAACTGACAATGATCGCAGAGCCTTTGGAAAAGGGCCTCGCCGAAGACATCGAAAACGAAAACGTGCAAATCGCTTGGAATAAGAAAAAACTGGGCGAGTTTTTCCAAACTAAATACGACTGGGATTTGCTCGCAGCTCGCAGCATTTGGGCGTTCGGCCCCGACAACACGGGCCCCAACATCCTAGTCGACGACACGCTCCCGTCGGAAGTCGACAAGGGGCTGCTCAGCTCGGTCAAAGACTCGATCGTGCAGGGCTTCCAGTGGGGCACCCGCGAGGGGCCGTTGTGTGAGGAACCAATCCGCAACACTAAGTTCAAAATCCTGGACGCGGTGATCGCCAATGAGCCCCTCCATCGGGGCGGAGGCCAGATCATCCCGACGGCGCGCCGTGTCGTCTACTCGGCCTTCCTGATGGCTACGCCCCGCCTCATGGAGCCCTACTTGTTCGTGGAGGTGCAAGCCCCCGCCGATTGCGTCTCAGCCGTGTACACGGTCCTGGCCAAACGGCGAGGGCACGTCACGCAAGACGCCCCCGTGCCGGGGTCCCCACTTTACACAATCAAGGCGTTTATACCGGCGATTGATAGTTTCGGGTTTGAGACCGACTTGAGGACGCATACGCAAGGACAAGCGTTTTGTTTGTCGGTGTTCCACCATTGGCAGATCGTGCCGGGGGACCCCCTTGATAAGAGCATAGTGATAAGGCCCTTGGAGCCCCAACCGGCCACGCATCTGGCACGCGAGTTCATGATCAAGACAAGGAGGCGCAAGGGGCTCAGTCAGGATGTCTCGATTAATAAGTTTTTCGACGATCCGATGTTGCTGGAGCTGGCGCGGCAAGACGTCATGCTTAATTATCCACTTTTGTAA
- the LOC661276 gene encoding rhomboid-related protein 2 → MANSETPLQASRKNAYYRSIFDKYDRDHDGFINIGELNDLIESREYDHDIPEHVVRKIHQMADQNHDDRIDFTEFVDMINHPDLQYVFGHYVNRYIQMVVPRRRGASEVDGAYDDQYSCYPPAVGMIIISLIEVIFFCVDEAIEADSTKSASGPISSVFIYDPYKRQEAWRFITYMFVHVGAFHLFVNLLVQILLGTPLEMVHRWWRVLLIYFAGVLAGSLATSIADPTVRLAGASGGVYSLITAHIATIIMNWREMSFPIVQLFIFLIIMASDIGTAIYNRYFLEMDEHIGYMAHFAGAIAGLLVGLNVLRNLEVTTVERVIWWLSIVTYCLLMAIAIIWNFAWPEYFLKSRERI, encoded by the exons ATGGCCAACTCGGAGACGCCGCTCCAAGCCAGCCGCAAAAACGCCTACTACCGCAGCATTTTCGACAAA TACGACCGGGACCATGACGGTTTTATCAACATCGGGGAGCTGAATGACCTGATCGAGAGCCGGGAATATGACCACGACATCCCCGAGCACGTCGTGCGGAAAATCCACCAAATGGCCGATCAGAACCACGACGACCGAATCGATTTCACCGAATTCGTGGACATGATAAACCACCCGGACCTCCAGTACGTTTTCGGGCACTATGTCAACAGGTACATCCAGATGGTGGTGCCCCGCCGACGGGGCGCCAGCGAGGTGGACGGGGCCTACGACGACCAGTACTCCTGCTACCCCCCGGCCGTGGGCATGATCATTATTTCGCTAATCGAGGTCATTTTTTTCTGTGTGGATGAGGCAATCGAGGCGGATTCGACCAAATCGGCCTCGGGCCCCATCAGTTCCGTCTTCATCTACGACCCCTACAAGAGACAGGAGGCTTGGCGGTTCATCACTTACATGTTTGTGCACGTTGG AGCCTTCCATTTGTTTGTCAATCTTTTGGTGCAAATTCTACTGGGGACTCCGCTAGAAATGGTGCACCGGTGGTGGCGAGTGCTCCTCATTTATTTCGCGGGGGTCCTCGCCGGGTCGCTTGCTACCTCAATCGCCGACCCCACCGTGAGACTTGCGGGGGCCAGCGGTGGGGTCTACTCCCTCATCACGGCACATATAGCCACCATTATAATGAATTGGAGGGAAATGTCGTTCCCCATCGtccagttatttatttttttgatcatTATGGCCTCCGACATTGGGACCGCCATTTACAATCGGTATTTCCTCGAAATGGACGAACATATCGGGTACATGGCCCACTTTGCGGGGGCTATTGCCGGGCTCTTGGTGGGGCTCAACGTCCTAAGAAACCTAGAAGTGACAACGGTCGAACGGGTCATTTGGTGGCTCTCTATCGTCACGTATTGTCTCCTGATGGCAATCGCAATCATTTGGAATTTTGCCTGGCCTgagtattttttgaaaagtcgGGAACGGATTTGA
- the Mks1 gene encoding tectonic-like complex member MKS1 — MSQEETLVKYTAIYRCSDDITNLKIRVKLRQVGDLTGEDSDGWEQKDFAWQQKCFSKSEREYYKDEKNCITDLEKKYHSDVGESHTEAHFDLFSYTNDDDFALKQEVNDNFRENCDENGQGYDYGQSLVAAVRNPIGHNYEFEVMYIMADLGEYIDSTWLKQEQVLCVVKYDRKYKILSINPDFTKSQPYLIRLEGATIRKYHYFLENVSAQMPEEAHRREKELIRKINGHKTELLKCLSFKLPAKNKLAVHLFMELAWAQYFEYGPIYVQYFIDLPSDWSPTDQSQLQGVTQTCHVTGDEGLAHFGHVFDVTLEYNIEDLGKRGIPKCPYIYFEVISKDTWSRYRTEGLTYKALPVAKPGNYRFNLQCFRLIPDRISGQLRRFFIGDCSSYGDLTWVGLPKHYDGSVLNKYGTNTVGTGLISVTVHVVHQSQAFLDKYRENSEENLEIFEKLNSSSLVKSVEQVLQAFKRARKNMIAARKFL; from the exons ATGAGTCAGGAGGAGACTTTGGTCAAATACACGGCAATTTACAGGTGCTCGGATGACATCACCAACTTGAAAATAAG AGTGAAGTTGCGCCAAGTGGGGGATTTAACTGGCGAGGATTCGGACGGTTGGGAGCAGAAAGACTTCGCCTGGCAACAGAAATGCTTCAGCAAGTCAGAAAGGGAGTACTACAAGGACGAAAAAAACTGTATCACAGATCTGGAGAAAAAGTACCATTCGGACGTCGGGGAATCACACACTGAGGCGCATTTTGACCTGTTTTCGTACACCAATGACGACGATTTTGCCCTCAAACAGGAAGTTAATGACAATTTCCGcgaaaattgcgacgaaaatggCCAGGGGTACGACTACGGCCAGTCACTTGTGGCAGCAGTGCGAAATCCCATTGGTCATAATTACGAGTTTGAGGTCATGTACATCATGGCGGACCTCGG CGAATACATCGATTCGACTTGGCTCAAGCAGGAACAAGTCCTGTGTGTCGTTAAATACGACCGGAAGTACAAAATATTATCAATTAACCCCGACTTTACCAAATCCCAGCCGTATTTAATCCGACTTGAAGGCGCCACAATTCGCAAATATCACTATTTCCTTGAGAACGTTTCGGCCCAAATGCCTGAGGAAGCCCACCGTCGCGAAAAAGAATTAATCCGAAAA ATAAATGGCCACAAAACCGAGCTTTTGAAATGTTTGAGTTTCAAACTTCCCGCCAAAAACAAACTGGCCGTTCATTTGTTCATGGAACTCGCGTGGGCGCAATATTTCGAGTATGGACCAATCTACGTCCAGTATTTCATCGACTTGCCGTCGGATTGGTCCCCGACTGACCAATCGCAACTGCAGGGCGTGACGCAAACGTGTCACGTGACTGGCGATGAGGGTTTGGCCCATTTCGGGCACGTTTTCGACGTTACGTTAGAGTACAATATCGAGGATTTGGGCAAAAGGGGAATCCCCAAGTGCCCTTATATCTACTTTGAGGTTATTTCGAAGGACACTTGGAGTCGGTATAGGACTGAAGGGCTGACTTATAAGGCCTTGCCCGTTGCCAAGCCGGGGAATTACCGGTTTAACCTACAATGTTTCCGGTTAATCCCCGACCGGATTTCCGGTCAGTTACGCCGGTTTTTTATTGGCGATTGTTCAAGCTATGGTGACTTGACTTGGGTGGGATTACCGAAACATTACGAT gggtctgttttaaataaatatgggACTAACACGGTTGGTACCGGTCTGATCAGCGTGACCGTTCACGTCGTCCATCAAAGCCAGGCGTTTCTGGACAAATACAGAGAAAATTCCGaggaaaatttggaaattttcgaaaaattgaacTCGTCAAGTTTGGTCAAAAGCGTGGAGCAAGTGCTCCAAGCGTTCAAAAGGGCCCGAAAAAACATGATTGCGGCCcggaaatttttataa